The stretch of DNA TTACGACCTAGTAAACATTATAGGTCTACAAAGCAAAATTCATTCCATGAAGGTCTTCAACGGCAAACAGTCAGCCCAAGACTACATGTCTGCACATACCCTGGCATTTTCCACGCCAGAACTCACACTAATGAGGTACGCGTTTTGGCTAGGAGACATAATTCCAGACCCAAAGGACAAAAACAACACCATCCCAAGGATAATGGCCTACGTTGAGGAAAAAGACTTTGCACCAGTCGAGATAATCGACGAAGAGCACTACGAGCCAACAGGCGCCGTGCGAATAACAGGCACATACGGCAATGTCAACAAGGTCTCAGGCGATGGCAAGTTTTGC from Candidatus Nitrosotenuis aquarius encodes:
- a CDS encoding zinc ribbon domain-containing protein; translation: MKVFNGKQSAQDYMSAHTLAFSTPELTLMRYAFWLGDIIPDPKDKNNTIPRIMAYVEEKDFAPVEIIDEEHYEPTGAVRITGTYGNVNKVSGDGKFCSECGSKISASAKFCTECGATQD